The segment GACCCCGGCCTTTTGCCAACATGCCTGTTCACTTTGGGTTGTTCACAAGTAGATGTGGACTTTGCCTACCTCCTGGACTGTGTACCTGTTGTATTTGGCCCTACCTGGTAATAAACTCTCAGCATCTGGCATTGGCACTTGAGTCCTGGTTATGTCTGAGTCTGAAGGAATAGAGAAATGCAGTACATTTAATATGGTAAAAGTACCTCTGTCGTAGATATGTGGATGTTGTAGGACAGAAGGTAAAGGGGCTTTTGTTCATGACAAGCCTCAGCATGTTCATGTTTGCTCAAAAGACACGTCACATCTTATCAGCAGAAATCATAGCTCGAGGAAAAAGAGTTTCTGAGTAAGATCTTTTAATTGATGGCAAAGATCATAATACAGTTCCTTAAAGTCTGGTGCAATATCAGAATACAACCTTAGATAACAGATAAAGAAATTACTGAATGTGACAAAACAATTAAGGTGCCTTCACTTATCCTGTTTAAATCATGAATGATGAGTatgaaacactgacaacagACACAGCATCCAGAGAAAACGGAAGAAGAATGTTTCAAatgtatatattaatatttttcttcattatcatgttttttttgtcaatcaaattattatttaaaaaggttaaaagttATTTCTTCATTGTCAAATTGTCGACCTCATCTTGTGCTATTTTAGGATATGTTGTCTTCAGTCAATCTTCAGCTGCTGTCATCCATTAGTGGAATATTCTGAGTCATAAATGAAGTTGGTCAACACACCCACTCCTCAACAGATCCACACCTCAGTGTATATAACAGCTGACTccagtacagacacacacacaacattcaaTAGGAAACATGAGGTCTTTCAGTGTGGTCGTTCTGCTGATGCTGGCTGGTGCAGTTTATTGCATGCCAGTGGCAGACGTGACTGTGGACGATGAACGTTTTGCAGAGGTTAGTGTGTTTACTTTGTCTTCTTCTATTCTTCATGTATTcttaatattttgtattgaaGACGAGCACACgttgtgcatttttctttttttcagagcTACCTGAAGAAATTCTTCAACCTAACAGAGCAAAAAGGTCCATCTGTCAGAGGGGGGATCAGccaggagacagagaagctgAGTGAGATGCAGAGATTCTTTGGTCTCCAGGTCACCGGGATGTTGGATTCTGAAACCTTGGCAGTTATGAAGAAACCTCGCTGCGGTGTTCCAGATGTCAACATGGCTCGTTTCTCCACGTTCGGAAGCAACTTCAAGTGGCAGAAGAACAGCCTGACCTACAGGTGGATGATCTGCACAGAGAATGTGTGAGAAAGATCAAGTGATGTGAGTCTGATCATGatgttgactgtttttttgtCCCACAGGATTGTGAACTACACTCCTGACATGTCCAGAGCAGAGGTGGATGACTCCATAGATAAAGCTCTGCAGGTTTGGGCCAAAGTCACTCCTCTAAGGTTCACAAAGATCTACAGTGGCACTGCTGACATCATGATCTCCTTTGGGGGTGGAGGTGAGTACAAATGAACTTTGATAACATGGAGAGGCAGAAAGGAAGCATGGAGAGGGAGAGCATCACATGCAATGAAGGGAAGCTGGACTAACTGGCATAGGGGCAACTTTTCCAGAGTGCTGTATTGGTTCGTAGGTTAACTTAGCTCAGACGTGTGGTTGTGAAGTCCCACAAAGCATCCTAGCTATGCCTGATGCATCCGGTTGTGTTTTATGAAGAACTGGGCACTGGAATGAAAATAACACTAGAAAGTACatatttcttcctgttttgaaAATCTGACATGAATTGGCTCTTATCAAACAGAACATGGTGATTTTTACCCATTCGACGGCATCGGTGGGACTCTGGCTCATGCCTTCGCCCCGGGTCCTCAAATCGGAGGTGATGCTCATTTTGACGAGGATGAGTACTTCACCTTCCGCTCCAGCAGAGGTGGGTTTGTTTCTAATGCTCtgcatttaacatttactgCATGGTGGTGTCTCTTTACACATGCTGTCACTGACttgtcattctgtgttttctgctgcaggctACGTCCTCTTCGTGGTGGCTGCCCATGAGTTCGGCCACTCTCTGGGTCTGTCTCACTCTGATGATCCTGGTGCTCTCATGTACCCTTTGTACTCATACAGAAACCCTGACACCTTCGTTCTGCCTCGTGATGACGTCAATGGCATCCAGTCTCTCTATGGTTAGCACTAACTAGCTGGTTCATCTCTGCTTGTGCTTGTGCTTAAATCTGACAGATCTCTTCAGTGATGCTTCTCAGATGTTTGGGCTTTGCTTTAATGATGCAGTGATGTAGGCCTTTACAATACTTTTAACCAACAGGTCAAAACCCTGATAAGGACCCCTCTGTAGCTGAACCTCAGCCACCCACCACCCCTGATGCCTGTGATTCAAACCTGGTACTGGATGCCGTCACCAACCTCAGAGGAGAGATGCTCTTCTTCAAGGACAGGTGTGGACACTAAATGATCGCACATCTGAAAGCTAGAGtcttgctgcagtttttctgcacAGTATTGGTTGaaatcattcatgttttttgcatgtctgtgtgttttcaggttcTTGTGGCGCAGGAACCCAGAGGACTATAGAAGTGAGCAAACTCTCATCACAACCGTCTGGCCCGAAGGTCCTACAAGGATTGATGCTGCTTATGAGAATGAGCAGTCAGACAGGCTGTTTATGTTTAAAGGTATGTTTTTTCATAGCTACCAGAGCTTCAAAACTGACTCCATTTCAGAGTTGACTTCATCAAATCTTTTCCTGCCTATAGGTCAGAAGGTGTGGGCCTTCAGCGGCTACGATCTAGTACCAGGCTATCCTAAAACACTGGAAAGCTTTGGTCTGCCAACAAAAGTGAAGAAGGTCGATGCTGCACTCTATGATGCAAAGTCTCACAAAACTCTATTTTTTGTAGGCAACAATTACTACAGGTGTGTTCAAAGTATATGTGaatttctgattttaaaatgagccTTCACCCTCACAGAGAGGATCTAATTACTGTGGATGTTTATGTTCCTTCAGTTACGATGAGGCCAGAGAGGCTATGGACAGAGGATTCCCCATACGTGTTCAGAAGCACTTCCCCCAGGTTACCAAAAAGGTGACTGCAGCTTTCCAGTACAGCGGTGAGTACTGAGATAATGTTTTTAGGAAATCTACTTGGATGGTTGGATGGATGAATGCCACTTTCATGTCTGTACATGATGGTATTTGATTTCTTGGTTTGCTTAATGCTAAGTTAACCCCTgcttcatatactgtacacaaactAACAGTGAACCTCTGTTTTGCAGGTTTTACTTATCTCTACAGTGGAACCTCCGTCTATGAGTATGACCTGAGCTCGAGGTGGTTTTTCCGTGTGCTGAACAACAACTACTTCTTGCCCTGCAACAACTTCTAGACCAGATTACCATATTATTGCTTGTGTAGCCccttatatacagtaaaatgtacaaacaacagctataaaaaaaatacttgaatTGTTCTGAATAAATTTTCTAAAATTAttgtaaagtacagtaaattTGCAGTAAAGAGTATCTAAagtttgatattttatatttttccaaatttctatttattgtattttgcaGCACATATGTTATGTGTACactataaattatttttttccttcttagTTTTTGGTAATTTTAAGTGGATTAATTTTCTAGTTTTGTGTCCTACTGAATGACTAAAATGAAACAGAACTCAAATATTCCGTCCCTGCAGATACATTCTACAATTTAAATAAAGCCAAGATGATTTGAATATGTGAGCCTTTGTCTTTGAGTTTTGGATGGTGGTTGCATGTGTGCTCCAGTGTTGTCAGCGGGTCCAAAAGttcatttttatggtttttattaATCAATATCAAACATTAAgaattgttgtcatttttaaagaattGACCTGAACATactgaacatgtttatttgcaAATGTAACAGACAACAGTTATCATTTATTACACTTAGATTTATGCGTAGTGCTGGGCTCAAATTAAGTATATTCTCCTTTCAGTGCATATTGAGAATACACTGTATCATTGTAACCTCATGTGTGTCCCTTTCTCGTCAGTGCTATATCACTTATAGCTGGAGGAAATTTCAATACATCAAAAAcgtctggacagacatgcatgtacaACCACAACTTGGTTGGCAGACATACAACCACAAGACAATAACTCCCTTTTTATCTGgaatgcaaaataataatagtgtCACAATCGTGTTTATTaccaacacaaaaaatacagagGCTTTAAATGTAGACTTGCACATATGCAGACATGAGAATCATAAGCTGTTTAATGTAAAGAGAGATCCATGGAAACCCATAAATCAGGGAGAACCAGAGGCCAAAAACTCATCTATGCAGACAACAGTTAAAACCTAGATTTAGTTTCCTTGTACTTggtctttgaaaaaaaaaacaaaggccaATAGTGAATTCAAGTCAGCGATCAGCAGTTGTGTTAACCATGCATAAAGTGAGTTGAGCACTAATTATTTcaatattaaatgtgtttttctcatagTATCTCCAACTCTGGAGAGTTGGTATCATGTATACTATGATATCATGTATAAGTATACAAATTAATTGTGATCGTTAAACCCTGATGACGATTAAGGGACTGAAACAAGGCATAACTGAAACTTTGGTACATTTCCCTTCCTGTGCAGATACGTGctacaatttaaataaaaccaagacGATTTGGACGTCTGAATCTGTGTCTTTGGGTTTTCTTTGAACTGTTGAAGCCTTTAGAGCTTtaagaacttaaaacaagtccagtttccaCTCAACAGCTATGTAGAAAGCTCCTGATAAATTTCGAggtttcaaagaaaaacaaatccaggtTAGTGCAGAATCATCATCGCTCTAATGTGGACGACTCGGTTACCTCAGTAACTCGGTTAATGGGGAGTTCAAAAGACAGGGAAGTAATATGGACAAACACGTACAGAGAATGCAGAAAGACAAATGGGTAACTAGAAAACAGGTGATCAGATAATCTGATGATGAAGATCACTGTATGTGCAGTGTGGCAAAGGGCAGGAGAGTGAGGACATCTAGTGGTAATAGAGGATACAGACTGAAGACGACAACCAACAGGAGACACCAGAGACAGGACCGGagtaaatatatacaaaacCTATTACACTAAAACCTGATTTGACTATTTTAGCCCTAGAAGTTTGTGATATACAATATGTGGAACAAAATATAATTGATataatttatattcattttttgCAAAAGCTTCACGTGCATTTGCCAAAACAGTTCACACAGAgagcacaaaacacaacatatttactatattatattttagaACAAGTACTTTATATGCCTCACCCATTCTGACACGATCCTGCATTGTGTAAGTCAGTAGAAGAATAGAGCACGAACATTAGCAGCAATGTGTGCCAACAATTATATGTAATACATAAATTCAACACAGTGCGGTTGAGTAAtactgtgagacagagagaaaacacagcactgtaCCCAGTACATTACACTAAATATAGAGTAATGTCtcaacaaatacatacagacgaaaccaaacaccaacaaacGTGCATGACAACACCGACTCACAGCCGGCGCTACAAAAAGACCTTGTTTCACAGAGCAGCATGTCGCTCCTGCCTGTTTGGCCACAGCTTTATTAGAACTAGAATAAAGAATATAGAGAGCGCTATCGATGGACCTTCTTAGGTTGAGAGGGTCTGAATCTAAAAATGCAGCACATACACTCAGCTCAGGCATTCTGCTCAGTTGGCAACATATATAAAACATCCTTAAACTTATATTTCATACCggtaaa is part of the Anabas testudineus chromosome 14, fAnaTes1.2, whole genome shotgun sequence genome and harbors:
- the LOC113169371 gene encoding collagenase 3-like, with translation MRSFSVVVLLMLAGAVYCMPVADVTVDDERFAESYLKKFFNLTEQKGPSVRGGISQETEKLSEMQRFFGLQVTGMLDSETLAVMKKPRCGVPDVNMARFSTFGSNFKWQKNSLTYRIVNYTPDMSRAEVDDSIDKALQVWAKVTPLRFTKIYSGTADIMISFGGGEHGDFYPFDGIGGTLAHAFAPGPQIGGDAHFDEDEYFTFRSSRGYVLFVVAAHEFGHSLGLSHSDDPGALMYPLYSYRNPDTFVLPRDDVNGIQSLYGQNPDKDPSVAEPQPPTTPDACDSNLVLDAVTNLRGEMLFFKDRFLWRRNPEDYRSEQTLITTVWPEGPTRIDAAYENEQSDRLFMFKGQKVWAFSGYDLVPGYPKTLESFGLPTKVKKVDAALYDAKSHKTLFFVGNNYYSYDEAREAMDRGFPIRVQKHFPQVTKKVTAAFQYSGFTYLYSGTSVYEYDLSSRWFFRVLNNNYFLPCNNF